From the genome of Xiphophorus hellerii strain 12219 chromosome 11, Xiphophorus_hellerii-4.1, whole genome shotgun sequence, one region includes:
- the sumf2 gene encoding inactive C-alpha-formylglycine-generating enzyme 2 produces MLVFNFSLSSRTETVKMDVRTVFWVFAVLLPEFAAGEMVNISGGRLEMGTRAADSRDGESPVREVKVLPFRLDKYPVTNSIFRDFVRAEKYKTEAETFGWSFVFQDFVSDELKSKVTQRIESAPWWLPVERAFWRQPAGPGSSILERLDFPVVHVSWNDAQEFCKWKGHRLPTEEEWEWAARGGLQGRTYPWGNKFQPNRTNLWQGQFPDGDTAEDGYHGISSVAAFPPQNSFGLYDMMGNTWEWTSTRFPAAQPTYVLRGASWIDTVDGSANHKARITTRMGNTPDSASDNLSFRCAASLGQKEKAEL; encoded by the exons ATGTTAGTTTTTAACTTTAGCCTCAGCTCGCGGacagaaactgtaaaaatggaCGTTAGAACCGTTTTCTGGGTATTTGCTGTTTTACTACCAGAGTTCG CCGCTGGGGAGATGGTGAACATCTCCGGAGGAAGGCTGGAGATGGGAACCAGAGCCGCGGACAGCAGGGACGGAGAGTCCCCGGTCAGGGAGGTGAAGGTGCTGCCGTTCAGATTAGACAAATATCCGGTCACAAATTCAATTTTCAG AGACTTTGTGCGAGCAGAGAAGTATAAAACCGAGGCTGAGACATTTGGATGGAGTTTTGTGTTTCAGGACTTTGTTTCAGATGAACTGAAGAGCAAAGTGACTCAGAGGATAGAG tctgccccctggtggctgcCCGTAGAACGAGCCTTTTGGAGACAG CCCGCAGGGCCCGGTTCAAGTATTCTAGAGCGTTTGGACTTCCCGGTGGTTCATGTGAGCTGGAATGATGCGCAGGAGTTCTGCAAGTGGAAAGGCCACAGACTGCCCACAGAGGAGGAGTGGGAGTGGGCGGCTCGAGGAGGACTGCAGG GTCGGACGTATCCGTGGGGAAACAAGTTCCAGCCTAACAGGACCAACCTGTGGCAG ggaCAGTTTCCAGACGGAGACACTGCAGAGGACGGATATCACGGCATCTCGTCTGTCGCTGCATTTCCTCCTCAGAACAGTTTTG GGCTGTACGACATGATGGGAAACACGTGGGAGTGGACGTCCACACGCTTCCCGGCAGCTCAGCCCACCTACGTTTTACGCGGCGCCTCTTGGATCGACACAGTGGACGGCTCGGCCAATCACAAGGCTCGGATCACAACCAG GATGGGCAACACCCCAGACTCCGCCTCCGATAACCTGAGCTTCAGGTGTGCAGCCAGTTTGGGACAGAAAGAGAAAGCTGAACTATAG
- the cct6a gene encoding T-complex protein 1 subunit zeta → MAAVKALNPKAEVARAQAALAVNISAARGLQDVLRSNLGPKGTMKMLVSGAGDIKLTKDGNVLLHEMQIQHPTASLIAKVATAQDDITGDGTTSNVLIIGELLKQADLYVSEGLHPRIIAEGFEAAKEKALTVLEEVKVTREMDRETLVNVARTSLRTKVHTELADLLTEAVVDAVLAISKPNEPIDLYMVEIMEMKHKTESDTQLIKGLVLDHGARHPDMKKRVEDAYVLTCNVSLEYEKTEVNSGFFYKSAGEREKLVAAERKFIEERVQKIIALKKKVCTSDDKGFIVINQKGIDPFSLDALAKEGIVALRRAKRRNMERLSLACGGIAMNSVDDLTPECLGHAGLVYEHTLGEEKYTFIEKCGNPRSVTLLVKGPNKHTLTQIKDAVRDGLRAVKNAIEDGCVVSGAGAFEVAVADALVKHKPNVKGRAQLGVQAFADALLVIPKVLAQNSGYDPQETLLKLQTEYKESGQLVGVDLSTGEPMVAGEAGVWDNYSVKKQLLHSCTVIASNILLVDEIMRAGLSSLKG, encoded by the exons GCTGGTATCTGGTGCAGGAGACATAAAGCTGACCAAAGATGGAAATGTCCTGCTACACGAGATG CAAATTCAACATCCAACAGCGTCACTAATTGCTAAAGTAGCCACGGCGCAGGATGACATCACAGGGGACGGCACCACCTCCAACGTCCTCATCATCGGTGAGCTGCTGAAGCAGGCTGACCTCTACGTCTCAGAG GGCCTTCATCCAAGAATAATCGCAGAAGGCTTCGAGGCAGCCAAAGAGAAAGCCCTGACTGTTCTGGAGGAAGTGAAAGTGACTCGGGAAATGGACAGAGAAACGCTCGTCAATGTCGCCCGGACTTCTCTGAGGACCAAGGTCCACACAGAGCTGGCAGACCTGCTTACTGAG GCCGTGGTGGACGCCGTGCTCGCCATCTCCAAACCCAACGAACCCATCGACCTGTACATGGTGGAAATCATGGAGATGAAGCACAAGACTGAGAGCGACACACA ACTGATCAAAGGTTTGGTTCTGGACCACGGCGCCAGACATCCAGACATGAAGAAGAGGGTGGAGGACGCCTACGTTCTGACCTGCAACGTCTCTCTGGAGTACGAAAAGACGGAGGTCAACTCCGGCTTCTTCTACAAGAGCGCCGGGGAGCGGGAGAAGCTGGTGGCCGCAGAGAGGAAGTTCATCGAGGAGCGCGTGCAGAAGATCATCGCCCTGAAGAAGAAAGTCTGTACCAGCGACGACAAAGGCTTCATCGTCATCAACCAGAAG GGTATCGATCCGTTCTCCCTGGACGCTCTCGCCAAGGAGGGAATCGTCGCTCTGCGCAGAGCAAAGAGGAGGAACATGGAGAG gctCTCTCTCGCCTGCGGCGGCATCGCCATGAACTCAGTGGATGACCTCACACCTGAGTGTTTGGGTCACGCTGGGCTGGTTTATGAACACACACTA GGGGAGGAGAAGTACACGTTCATTGAGAAGTGTGGGAACCCTCGCTCCGTCACGCTGCTGGTGAAGGGTCCGAACAAACACACCCTGACGCAGATCAAAGACGCCGTGAGGGACGGCCTGCGGGCCGTCAAGAACGCCATCGAAGACG GTTGTGTTGTATCCGGCGCCGGCGCGTTTGAAGTCGCTGTGGCGGACGCTCTGGTGAAACACAAGCCCAACGTGAAAGGCCGAGCCCAGCTGGGGGTCCAGGCCTTTGCAGATGCTCTTCTCGTCATCCCCAAG GTTTTGGCCCAGAACTCGGGCTACGACCCTCAGGAGACTCTGCTGAAGCTGCAGACGGAGTACAAAGAGTCCGGTCAGCTGGTCGGAGTCGACCTCAGCACCG GGGAGCCGATGGTGGCCGGGGAGGCTGGAGTTTGGGACAACTACAGTGTGAAAAAGCAGCTTCTCCATTCCTG CACGGTGATCGCCAGCAACATCCTGCTGGTCGATGAGATCATGCGAGCCGGACTCTCTTCTCTGAAAGGTTAA